From one Bacteroidota bacterium genomic stretch:
- the bioD gene encoding dethiobiotin synthase, protein MKKIFVTGIGTDIGKTIVSAVVVEALQADYWKPIQSGGLDYTDTQRVRNLTSNPKSQFFPENYSFKHPVSPHLAAAMESTSISPETLITPETKNTLVIEGAGGLMVPLNGNFLMLHLIQQLQASVLLVSKHYLGSINHTLLTASVLQANNIPVIGIVFNGNEHLDSETAILNYTALPLIGRVDFADVIDKSFIKRNADKIKSTLTKRL, encoded by the coding sequence ATGAAAAAGATTTTCGTAACCGGAATTGGTACCGATATTGGTAAAACCATTGTTTCTGCAGTAGTAGTTGAAGCATTGCAAGCCGATTATTGGAAACCAATACAAAGTGGCGGTTTAGATTATACTGATACTCAGCGTGTTCGCAACCTCACTTCAAATCCTAAAAGTCAATTTTTTCCTGAAAATTATTCATTCAAACATCCTGTTTCACCGCATCTGGCTGCAGCAATGGAAAGCACTTCCATTTCACCTGAAACGCTCATCACCCCAGAAACAAAAAATACATTGGTAATTGAAGGAGCAGGCGGATTGATGGTACCGCTGAACGGCAATTTTTTAATGCTGCACCTCATTCAACAATTACAGGCGAGCGTGTTATTAGTTTCAAAACATTATTTAGGCAGTATAAATCATACTTTACTCACGGCCAGTGTTTTACAGGCAAATAATATCCCTGTAATCGGAATTGTTTTTAACGGAAATGAACATCTTGATTCAGAAACCGCAATTTTAAATTATACTGCCTTACCTTTAATCGGCAGAGTTGATTTTGCCGACGTAATTGATAAATCATTTATCAAACGTAATGCAGATAAAATAAAATCAACGTTAACAAAACGATTATAA
- a CDS encoding adenosylmethionine--8-amino-7-oxononanoate transaminase, with product MDSNGPIWYPFTQMKLATEPIHIMRGAGALLSDKDGKLYIDAVSSWWTNIHGHANAYIAQKLYEQSLQLEHVIFAGFTHTPAIKLALRLLIHTEGHFSKVFFSDNGSTAVEVALKMAIQYHSNTGSSKKTIIAFENSYHGDTFGSMSVSDRGAFTQPFHDKLFDVTFITPPLPGKEEESLKQLQNCLNKNDVAAFIYEPLVMGAGGMLMYQPEHLEALLNLAKNAGVICIADEVMTGFYRTGKMFASHYCETRPDIMCLSKGITGGTMALGVTLCSTKIFDAFYSDDKMKALYHGHSYTANPLTCAAANASLDIIEQAGFTDNVVSITNIQSDFAERLKLFKTAENKKVENIRQHGTILAFDVITPHQTGYFNTIRDEMYQFFIANGVLLRPLGNTIYIMPPYCINVEQMVKIHAVILAYLAQP from the coding sequence ATGGATAGTAACGGACCAATTTGGTATCCCTTTACTCAAATGAAACTGGCCACTGAGCCCATTCATATTATGCGTGGTGCAGGTGCATTGTTATCAGATAAAGATGGCAAGCTTTATATTGATGCCGTTTCGAGCTGGTGGACCAATATTCACGGACATGCTAATGCCTATATCGCACAAAAATTATACGAACAAAGTTTACAATTAGAGCACGTAATTTTTGCAGGATTTACACATACTCCTGCAATTAAACTCGCACTCCGTTTGTTAATTCATACGGAAGGACATTTTTCGAAAGTGTTTTTTTCTGATAATGGTTCTACCGCTGTAGAAGTAGCCTTAAAAATGGCTATTCAATATCACAGCAATACTGGAAGCTCAAAAAAAACAATTATTGCATTTGAAAACAGTTATCATGGCGATACATTCGGTAGTATGAGTGTGAGCGACAGAGGTGCATTTACGCAACCTTTTCATGATAAATTATTTGATGTCACTTTTATTACACCACCGCTACCCGGAAAAGAAGAAGAGAGTTTAAAGCAATTACAAAATTGCCTGAATAAAAATGATGTTGCTGCATTTATTTATGAACCACTGGTAATGGGTGCAGGTGGAATGTTGATGTATCAGCCTGAACATCTGGAAGCGCTATTAAATCTGGCTAAAAATGCAGGTGTTATTTGTATTGCTGATGAAGTGATGACAGGATTTTACAGGACAGGCAAAATGTTTGCAAGTCACTATTGTGAAACCCGACCGGATATTATGTGCCTGAGTAAAGGCATTACCGGCGGCACTATGGCTTTGGGTGTAACATTATGTTCTACAAAAATATTTGATGCATTTTACAGTGATGATAAAATGAAAGCACTTTATCATGGTCATAGTTATACAGCAAATCCACTCACCTGTGCTGCTGCAAATGCAAGTCTTGATATTATTGAACAAGCAGGATTTACAGATAATGTTGTAAGTATCACCAATATTCAATCTGATTTTGCAGAACGATTAAAACTATTTAAAACAGCAGAAAATAAAAAGGTAGAAAATATTCGTCAGCACGGAACTATTTTAGCCTTTGATGTAATTACACCACATCAAACAGGATATTTTAATACGATCCGAGATGAGATGTATCAATTTTTTATTGCTAACGGCGTGTTGTTAAGGCCTTTAGGAAATACCATTTACATTATGCCACCGTATTGTATTAATGTTGAACAGATGGTAAAAATTCACGCAGTTATTTTGGCGTATTTAGCACAACCTTAA
- a CDS encoding enoyl-CoA hydratase/isomerase family protein — protein sequence MQFNTIIYTIENKVGTITLNRPEKRNAFNAELVAELKQAFTDADNNVAVKVVVLKGKGEVFSAGADLSYLQSLQKNTYDENLADSSSLMELYKQIYTLSKPVIAQIEGHAIAGGCGLAAICDFSFAVDEAKFGYTEVKIGFIPAIVMVFLLRKIGERNAKDLLLTGKLISAAQAQDLGLINAVVGIENIQSVVDDLCKELIQQTSRASLKATKQMIAAVQEMDLDTALNYAAEMNAKARATNDCKHGIQSFIDKKKPEWD from the coding sequence ATGCAATTTAATACCATCATTTATACAATAGAAAATAAGGTTGGCACCATCACCTTAAACCGGCCAGAAAAACGAAATGCGTTTAATGCCGAGCTGGTTGCTGAATTAAAACAGGCTTTTACAGATGCAGATAATAACGTTGCTGTTAAAGTTGTTGTTTTAAAAGGAAAAGGTGAAGTATTTAGCGCAGGTGCTGATTTATCTTATTTGCAATCGTTGCAGAAAAACACCTATGATGAAAACCTTGCAGATTCATCCTCACTAATGGAATTATATAAACAGATTTATACGTTGTCAAAACCTGTTATCGCACAAATAGAAGGACATGCCATTGCCGGAGGTTGCGGTCTGGCTGCTATTTGCGATTTTTCATTTGCAGTAGACGAAGCAAAATTTGGTTATACAGAAGTGAAAATCGGATTTATCCCTGCGATTGTGATGGTATTTTTGTTGCGCAAGATAGGTGAACGCAATGCGAAAGATTTATTACTCACCGGAAAATTAATTTCTGCAGCCCAGGCTCAGGATCTTGGTCTCATAAATGCCGTTGTTGGTATAGAAAATATTCAAAGTGTTGTTGATGATTTATGTAAAGAATTAATTCAGCAAACCAGCCGTGCATCATTAAAAGCAACTAAACAAATGATTGCCGCAGTGCAGGAAATGGATTTAGATACAGCATTAAATTACGCTGCTGAAATGAATGCCAAAGCAAGAGCTACAAACGACTGCAAACATGGTATTCAATCGTTTATCGATAAAAAGAAACCTGAATGGGATTAA
- a CDS encoding TonB-dependent receptor, with product MRIRNTLILLLLPLFTFTQNVTQTIRGQITDKESKFILLGATTIVYIDSTMVAGAVSDESGNFRIENVPVGRINLLVRYVGYDDVFLSNLILTGGKEMILNVEMQESAVMLEGVTISANQNRGEVNNEMAVVSVRTFSVEETDRYAGSRGDPARMASNFAGVQGADDSRNDIVVRGNSPIGVLWRLEGIDIPNPNHFAIAGTTGGPVSIINNKYLNNSDFFTGAFPAEYGNSIAGVFDLNMRRGNNEQHEFSAQLGFLGTELFAEGPINKTKRSSYLASFRYSTLQLFQFMNLSIGTSAVPNYYDGAFKLSFPKGNNIISVFGVGGKSNIDILVSEYTKAETELYGDSDRDQYFGTSMAVGGISYGMQINPTMYGKAVIAYSLQENHANHELVYRDLEFNIDSIVPNMNYKYQDQKLTALYHLNKKINNKNSFKTGISAEQYYYNHIDSNLNLFTWDWDKRYNYNDNVFLFQAFFQWKYKANEKLVINGGLHSQLYTMNKNSKSLEPRAGLSYKLDEKSSINFGIGLHSQMLPSYQYTFQQQLPDNTFALLNDEVGFIRSFHNVLGYDRMLSDNFRLKLETYYQYLFDVPVEIKPSAFSLANEGSGFSRFFPDSLQNTGTGKNYGVELTLEKFFSNHFFFLATGSLYNSLYTGSDGIERKTDFNGNYAANLLGGYEITINDNNVITTGIKLTYAGGKLTTPVDTLATIAAKELIYIDSLSNTIQLKDYFRFDLKLAYRINSQKNKVTHEIAIDLVNLLNVQNVLGLTYAPNPADPTASPVKEEYQLGFLPLFYYKIDF from the coding sequence ATGCGAATTCGAAACACACTCATCCTGCTGCTACTACCGCTTTTCACGTTTACGCAAAATGTTACCCAAACCATCAGAGGTCAAATAACTGATAAAGAATCAAAATTCATTTTACTTGGCGCTACTACTATTGTATATATCGATTCCACCATGGTTGCAGGTGCTGTTAGCGATGAATCAGGGAACTTCAGAATTGAAAATGTTCCGGTAGGTCGTATCAATTTATTAGTGCGTTACGTTGGTTATGATGATGTTTTTCTGAGTAACCTCATCCTCACCGGAGGCAAAGAAATGATTTTGAATGTTGAAATGCAGGAAAGTGCCGTGATGTTAGAGGGTGTAACCATTTCTGCCAACCAAAACAGGGGAGAAGTGAACAATGAAATGGCCGTGGTTAGTGTGCGTACGTTTAGTGTAGAGGAAACCGACCGTTATGCCGGTAGCCGTGGTGATCCGGCTCGTATGGCGAGTAATTTTGCAGGTGTTCAGGGTGCAGATGATTCCAGAAATGATATTGTTGTTAGAGGTAATTCTCCAATCGGTGTACTTTGGCGTTTAGAAGGAATTGATATTCCTAATCCCAATCACTTTGCCATTGCAGGAACTACAGGTGGTCCGGTTTCAATCATAAATAATAAATATCTCAATAATTCCGATTTTTTCACAGGTGCTTTTCCTGCTGAATATGGTAATTCAATAGCCGGTGTGTTCGATTTAAATATGCGCAGAGGCAATAATGAACAACATGAGTTCAGCGCTCAACTTGGATTTTTAGGAACAGAATTATTTGCAGAAGGCCCAATCAATAAAACGAAACGTTCATCATATCTCGCCAGTTTTCGTTACTCTACCTTACAATTATTTCAATTTATGAATTTAAGTATCGGCACATCCGCTGTTCCGAATTATTATGATGGTGCATTTAAATTATCTTTCCCGAAAGGCAATAATATTATCAGTGTATTTGGTGTTGGCGGAAAAAGTAATATCGATATTTTAGTGAGTGAATACACTAAAGCTGAAACTGAATTGTATGGCGATAGCGATCGTGATCAGTATTTTGGTACCAGTATGGCTGTGGGTGGAATATCTTACGGCATGCAAATAAATCCAACCATGTATGGTAAAGCAGTAATCGCGTATTCTTTACAAGAAAATCATGCAAACCATGAACTCGTTTATCGCGACCTTGAATTTAATATTGATTCTATTGTTCCTAATATGAATTATAAATATCAGGATCAAAAACTAACGGCACTTTATCATCTAAACAAAAAAATAAATAATAAAAATAGTTTTAAAACCGGTATCAGCGCTGAACAATATTATTATAATCACATCGATTCAAACCTGAATTTATTTACCTGGGATTGGGATAAAAGATATAATTATAACGACAATGTTTTTTTATTCCAGGCCTTTTTTCAATGGAAATATAAAGCCAATGAAAAATTGGTAATTAACGGTGGCTTGCACAGTCAGCTCTATACCATGAATAAAAACAGTAAATCGCTGGAGCCAAGAGCAGGGTTGAGTTACAAGCTGGATGAAAAATCTTCAATTAATTTCGGAATTGGTTTACATAGCCAGATGTTGCCGAGTTATCAATATACTTTCCAGCAACAATTACCTGATAATACCTTTGCCTTGCTGAATGATGAAGTGGGCTTTATCAGAAGTTTTCACAATGTGTTGGGTTATGACAGAATGTTGTCAGATAATTTCAGATTAAAATTGGAAACGTATTATCAATATTTATTTGATGTGCCGGTAGAAATAAAACCATCTGCATTTTCACTGGCAAATGAAGGCAGTGGGTTTTCAAGATTTTTTCCTGATTCATTACAAAACACGGGAACCGGAAAAAACTACGGTGTCGAATTAACCCTGGAGAAATTTTTTAGTAACCACTTTTTCTTTCTTGCAACAGGTTCCTTATACAACTCATTATACACCGGCTCTGATGGCATTGAACGCAAAACCGATTTTAACGGTAATTATGCTGCTAATTTATTAGGGGGTTATGAAATTACCATAAACGATAACAACGTAATCACAACCGGGATTAAACTCACTTACGCAGGAGGTAAATTAACCACTCCGGTTGATACTTTAGCAACAATTGCAGCAAAGGAACTCATTTACATTGATTCCTTATCTAACACCATTCAATTAAAAGATTATTTCCGATTTGACCTCAAACTGGCCTATCGCATTAATTCGCAAAAAAATAAGGTTACACATGAAATAGCAATTGACCTTGTTAATTTGCTGAATGTTCAAAATGTTTTGGGATTAACTTATGCGCCAAATCCGGCTGACCCAACTGCGAGCCCGGTTAAAGAAGAGTATCAACTGGGATTTTTACCTTTGTTTTATTATAAAATTGATTTTTAA
- a CDS encoding valine--tRNA ligase: MEISKTYNPAEIEKKWYQHWLNKRYFHSEPDNREAFTIVIPPPNVTGVLHMGHVLNNTIQDVLIRRARMHGKNACWVPGTDHASIATEAKVVKMLREQGIKKSSLSRDKFLEHAWEWKEKYGGIILQQLKELGCSCDWDRTSFTMDENYYDDVINVFIDLYNKGFIYRGLRMVNWDPEAQTAVSNEEVIYKDVTSKLHYVKYQVKGDNDYITIATTRPETILGDTAICVHPDDERFQSYIGKTVLVPIINREIPVIADTYVDREFGTGALKITPAHDVNDYEIGLKHNLRVIDIFNDNGTLNENAEILIGEDRKIARKKMVDLMEESGNLIKIEDLKNSVGFSERTDAMIEPKLSMQWFIRMKEISKPAYDNVVNGKIKLHPDKFINTYKHWMENVKDWCISRQLWWGQRIPAWYNETGEFVVAKTEAEAKAQFAEKNIPFNTIKQDEDVLDTWASSWLWPITIFDGLKNPHGKDINYYYPTQVLVTAPEILFFWVARMIIAGYEYKNEKPFSDVYLTGIVRDKQRRKMSKSLGNSPDPLDLIAQYGADAIRMGILLCSPAGNDIIYDDKLIEQGRNFNNKLWNVLRLIKGWEIAGENNPQNTAAIEWFDSKLNYTINLIDDHFTNFRISDALMALYNFIWDDFCSWYLEFVKPEFGKPIDKNTYEKTILFFEKCLVLLHPYMPFITEELYHLLGDRKEGDDIIIADSPKAGAINAALIETGEGVKDLISKVRDIRAKNNMSPKIAVPLYLDGNMDNYLAFKDIIIKMANLTTLEPTAIEIPKAVTFLRGTQKCYVVINVQIDVAEEKKKLQEAIAYQQGFLTSIDKKLSNEKFVANANPQVVEMEKRKRADAEEKIKMLEESLKSLN; the protein is encoded by the coding sequence ATGGAAATTTCAAAGACATATAATCCCGCCGAGATAGAAAAAAAGTGGTATCAACACTGGCTAAACAAACGTTACTTTCATTCAGAACCCGATAACCGTGAGGCTTTTACCATCGTAATTCCTCCGCCAAACGTAACAGGTGTGCTCCACATGGGCCACGTGCTGAACAATACCATTCAGGATGTTTTAATCCGCCGCGCACGTATGCATGGCAAAAACGCCTGCTGGGTGCCGGGAACCGATCATGCTTCTATTGCTACCGAAGCAAAAGTGGTTAAGATGTTGCGTGAACAAGGTATCAAAAAATCCAGTCTCAGCCGCGACAAGTTTTTGGAACATGCGTGGGAATGGAAAGAAAAATATGGTGGCATTATTCTGCAGCAGCTAAAAGAATTGGGTTGCAGTTGCGATTGGGATCGTACTTCCTTTACAATGGATGAAAATTATTATGATGATGTAATTAATGTTTTCATCGATTTATACAACAAAGGATTTATTTACCGCGGCCTCCGAATGGTAAACTGGGATCCCGAAGCGCAAACCGCTGTGAGTAATGAAGAAGTAATTTATAAAGATGTTACTTCAAAGTTACACTATGTAAAATACCAGGTAAAAGGTGATAATGATTATATCACAATTGCTACAACCCGACCTGAAACCATTTTAGGTGATACCGCAATTTGTGTTCACCCTGATGATGAACGTTTTCAGTCGTATATCGGTAAAACAGTTTTAGTTCCAATCATAAATCGTGAAATTCCGGTAATTGCAGACACATATGTTGATCGTGAATTTGGAACAGGTGCATTAAAAATAACACCTGCACATGATGTGAACGATTATGAAATCGGTTTGAAACATAATTTACGTGTTATTGATATTTTTAATGACAACGGTACATTAAATGAAAATGCCGAAATTTTAATTGGAGAAGACAGGAAAATTGCCCGCAAAAAAATGGTCGACCTGATGGAAGAAAGCGGCAATTTAATAAAAATTGAAGACCTTAAAAATAGTGTTGGTTTTTCTGAAAGAACTGATGCCATGATTGAACCTAAATTAAGTATGCAATGGTTCATTCGTATGAAGGAAATTTCGAAGCCTGCTTATGACAATGTGGTAAACGGGAAAATTAAATTACATCCTGATAAATTTATCAATACCTACAAACACTGGATGGAAAACGTGAAAGACTGGTGTATTAGTCGCCAGTTGTGGTGGGGGCAAAGAATTCCGGCCTGGTATAACGAAACAGGTGAATTTGTAGTTGCAAAAACAGAAGCAGAAGCGAAAGCGCAATTTGCTGAAAAAAACATTCCGTTTAACACAATTAAACAGGATGAAGATGTGCTCGATACATGGGCCAGCAGCTGGTTGTGGCCGATAACAATATTCGACGGTTTAAAAAACCCGCACGGTAAAGACATTAATTATTATTACCCAACTCAGGTATTGGTAACAGCTCCTGAGATATTATTTTTCTGGGTAGCCAGAATGATTATTGCAGGATACGAATATAAAAATGAAAAACCGTTCAGCGATGTTTATTTAACAGGAATTGTTCGCGACAAACAACGCCGAAAAATGAGCAAAAGTTTGGGTAATTCACCTGACCCGCTCGACTTGATTGCACAATACGGAGCAGATGCAATTAGGATGGGAATTTTATTGTGTTCGCCTGCCGGTAATGATATCATTTATGATGATAAACTGATTGAACAAGGCCGTAATTTTAATAATAAATTATGGAATGTATTGCGCTTAATTAAAGGTTGGGAGATAGCAGGAGAAAATAACCCGCAAAATACTGCTGCAATTGAATGGTTTGACTCAAAATTAAATTACACAATAAATTTAATCGACGACCATTTTACAAATTTCAGAATAAGTGATGCCTTAATGGCCTTATATAATTTTATCTGGGATGATTTCTGTTCATGGTATCTTGAATTTGTTAAACCTGAATTTGGAAAACCGATTGATAAAAATACATACGAAAAAACAATTTTATTTTTCGAAAAATGCCTTGTGTTGTTGCATCCATACATGCCATTTATTACAGAAGAATTGTATCATTTATTAGGTGACAGAAAAGAAGGTGATGACATTATTATTGCCGATTCACCAAAAGCAGGGGCAATTAATGCAGCATTAATTGAAACAGGGGAAGGTGTTAAAGACCTGATTTCTAAAGTGCGCGACATTCGTGCAAAAAATAATATGAGTCCGAAAATTGCAGTGCCACTTTATTTGGATGGTAACATGGATAATTACCTGGCATTTAAGGATATCATTATAAAAATGGCCAACCTCACAACATTGGAACCAACAGCAATAGAAATTCCAAAAGCAGTTACTTTTTTGCGGGGAACACAGAAGTGTTACGTTGTAATTAATGTGCAGATTGATGTTGCTGAAGAAAAGAAAAAATTACAAGAAGCCATTGCCTACCAACAAGGGTTTTTAACGAGTATCGATAAAAAATTAAGCAACGAAAAATTTGTCGCTAATGCCAATCCTCAGGTAGTTGAAATGGAAAAAAGAAAACGGGCTGATGCTGAGGAAAAAATCAAAATGTTGGAAGAAAGTTTAAAAAGCCTGAACTAA
- a CDS encoding endonuclease/exonuclease/phosphatase family protein: MRKIVLVLVGFLMCNVGRAQDFDTCRFMTYNVLNFDNTGNDKEQYLRAVVDSMRPDILVVQELIELSGATRFFDSVVYVLDTNYAMGTFINSFDTDNGIYYRKDKFGFISNTVITTELRDINQFKLVHLLSNEIVYFYSLHLKASSGGTNADQRKREVDSLRKVTDLLPDTANFLVCGDFNIYDSNEDAYIALLDQSNSGYVSTR, translated from the coding sequence ATGCGAAAAATTGTTTTGGTTTTGGTGGGGTTTCTGATGTGCAATGTTGGTCGTGCGCAGGATTTTGATACTTGTAGGTTTATGACTTATAACGTATTAAATTTTGATAATACGGGTAATGACAAAGAGCAATATTTACGCGCAGTAGTTGATTCAATGCGTCCTGATATTTTAGTCGTGCAGGAATTAATTGAATTATCAGGAGCAACTCGATTTTTCGATTCGGTGGTTTATGTACTTGACACGAATTATGCGATGGGTACATTTATCAATAGTTTCGATACTGACAATGGCATCTATTACAGAAAAGATAAATTCGGATTTATTTCGAATACGGTAATAACGACTGAATTACGTGATATTAATCAGTTTAAATTAGTCCATTTACTAAGTAATGAAATCGTATATTTTTATTCTCTTCATTTAAAGGCAAGCAGCGGTGGCACTAACGCCGATCAGCGAAAACGAGAAGTGGATAGTTTGCGCAAGGTGACCGATTTATTGCCGGATACTGCTAATTTTTTAGTTTGTGGTGATTTTAATATTTATGACTCGAATGAGGATGCCTATATTGCCTTATTAGATCAAAGTAATTCGGGTTATGTATCGACCCGTTAG
- a CDS encoding T9SS type A sorting domain-containing protein: MLTTTWNNASNAPYHTQSTRIESFGGGSTGGLDDRFDMLLHSQSIEDEGGMTMLAGSYHAIGNDGNHFDDAMNDLPNAAVSATIANALYMSSDHIPLVANYIFEYVKDTTGNIDTTISIVEQKQMQFRLFPNPVNTNLTIQSDGIIDAIQIYAADGKLMFADFTNSKEIQLTTGNLPKGIYVAIMRCGDVNYRRTFVKN; encoded by the coding sequence TTGTTAACTACCACCTGGAATAATGCTTCCAATGCACCTTATCATACCCAAAGCACACGAATTGAAAGTTTTGGCGGCGGATCTACAGGCGGTTTAGATGACCGGTTTGATATGTTACTACATAGTCAGTCAATTGAAGATGAAGGCGGCATGACGATGCTGGCAGGGAGTTATCACGCAATTGGAAATGACGGCAATCATTTTGATGATGCAATGAATGATTTACCTAATGCAGCTGTTAGTGCAACAATTGCAAATGCGTTATATATGAGTTCAGATCATATTCCGCTTGTTGCCAATTACATATTTGAATATGTGAAAGATACAACCGGAAATATAGATACCACAATTAGTATTGTTGAGCAAAAACAAATGCAATTTCGTTTATTTCCAAACCCTGTTAATACGAATTTGACCATACAATCTGATGGCATAATTGACGCTATACAAATTTATGCTGCGGATGGAAAATTAATGTTCGCTGACTTTACAAATTCGAAAGAAATTCAACTTACAACAGGCAATTTGCCGAAAGGAATTTATGTTGCAATTATGCGTTGCGGAGATGTAAATTATCGTCGCACATTTGTAAAAAATTAA
- a CDS encoding alanine dehydrogenase, producing MKVKKIGILREAKFPPDARIPLTPTQIQQLKNSNPDIDIVVQPSKGRCFADYEFEEAGITLQEDLRDCEIIMGVKEVPYDLLIPDKTYLFFSHTIKKQPQNRKLLQTLVKKNIRMIDYECLKDENGIRVIAFGRWAGIIGAHNALWTLGQRIDEGHLKRAKDCRDYHELKFQYKGLKIPNVKIIVTGTGRVGKGAAEFLDDIKLKRVTKDEFLNYEFNEAVYCILDSDDLYDRISDGGFDRNEFHHHPELYKCSFNYYMNKCDVLINCIFWSPTAPQLFSKEDMRNPNWRIKVIADVSCDVNGGVPATVRSTTINEPVYGYDVNTELEIAPYIPESIDIMAIDNLPNELPRSASEEFGSLLIKSVWAELFLENSRMINEASITVNSNLGSEFEYLRDYLEAN from the coding sequence ATGAAAGTTAAAAAGATAGGCATTTTACGTGAGGCGAAATTTCCACCTGATGCACGTATACCCCTTACTCCTACACAAATTCAACAATTAAAAAATAGTAATCCCGATATAGACATTGTAGTACAGCCAAGTAAAGGCCGTTGTTTTGCAGATTATGAATTTGAGGAAGCAGGCATTACATTACAGGAAGATTTACGCGATTGTGAAATTATTATGGGTGTTAAAGAAGTACCTTATGATTTATTAATTCCTGATAAAACTTATTTGTTTTTTTCTCATACCATTAAAAAACAACCGCAAAACAGAAAGCTGTTACAAACGCTGGTGAAAAAAAATATTCGTATGATTGATTACGAATGTTTAAAAGATGAAAATGGCATTCGTGTTATTGCATTTGGCAGATGGGCCGGTATAATTGGCGCACATAATGCATTATGGACTTTAGGGCAGCGAATAGATGAAGGCCATTTAAAACGTGCAAAAGATTGTCGCGATTATCACGAATTAAAATTCCAGTATAAAGGATTAAAAATTCCGAATGTAAAAATAATTGTAACCGGAACCGGACGAGTAGGAAAAGGTGCTGCTGAGTTTTTAGATGATATTAAGTTAAAAAGGGTTACCAAAGATGAGTTTTTAAATTATGAATTTAATGAGGCTGTTTACTGTATTTTAGACAGCGATGATTTATATGACAGAATTAGTGATGGTGGTTTCGACCGGAATGAATTTCATCATCATCCAGAACTTTATAAATGTTCATTTAATTATTACATGAATAAATGTGATGTATTAATTAATTGTATTTTCTGGAGCCCAACGGCGCCACAATTATTTTCTAAAGAAGATATGCGCAATCCGAATTGGCGGATTAAAGTTATAGCAGATGTGAGTTGCGATGTAAACGGGGGTGTACCGGCTACAGTTCGCTCTACCACTATTAATGAGCCTGTTTACGGATATGATGTAAATACCGAATTAGAAATTGCCCCTTATATTCCTGAATCCATAGATATTATGGCAATTGATAATTTACCAAATGAATTACCAAGAAGCGCTAGTGAAGAATTTGGTTCATTATTAATAAAATCGGTGTGGGCTGAATTGTTTTTAGAAAATTCCAGAATGATTAATGAAGCAAGCATTACAGTAAACAGCAATTTAGGTAGCGAATTCGAATATTTAAGAGATTATTTGGAAGCCAATTAA
- a CDS encoding sigma-70 family RNA polymerase sigma factor — protein MGLNENLSDRAKEDMELVTKARSGDQHAYSVLMARYKDSINYMLLKMVHNRDDADDLTIEAFGKAFLHLDKYTPDFAFSTWLFKIALNNAIDFIRKKKLHTLSLDDENDESSKYAFSKIKTSALDPEESIIKDQRAGLMRTILDELNPKYKTLIEMRYFEELSYEEIAEKLNMPLGTVKAQLFRARNFLYELLAERKGRI, from the coding sequence ATGGGATTAAACGAAAATCTTTCCGATCGCGCAAAAGAGGACATGGAGCTGGTTACAAAAGCCCGTAGCGGCGACCAGCATGCCTATAGTGTGCTTATGGCAAGATATAAGGATTCGATTAATTACATGTTGTTGAAAATGGTGCACAATCGTGATGATGCTGATGATTTAACGATAGAAGCATTCGGAAAAGCGTTTCTACATCTCGATAAATATACACCCGATTTTGCATTCAGTACCTGGCTATTTAAAATTGCACTGAATAATGCCATCGACTTTATCCGTAAAAAGAAATTACACACATTAAGCCTCGACGACGAAAATGATGAGTCTTCGAAATATGCCTTCTCCAAAATAAAAACGAGTGCGCTTGACCCGGAAGAATCAATTATAAAAGATCAGCGTGCCGGATTAATGCGCACCATTTTAGATGAACTGAATCCCAAGTATAAAACACTCATTGAAATGCGCTATTTTGAAGAATTAAGTTATGAAGAAATCGCAGAAAAACTCAATATGCCACTGGGCACTGTAAAAGCCCAACTCTTCCGCGCCCGTAATTTTCTATATGAATTACTGGCTGAAAGAAAGGGGAGAATATGA